In Anolis carolinensis isolate JA03-04 unplaced genomic scaffold, rAnoCar3.1.pri scaffold_14, whole genome shotgun sequence, the following proteins share a genomic window:
- the gng3 gene encoding guanine nucleotide-binding protein G(I)/G(S)/G(O) subunit gamma-3: MKGETPVNSTMSIGQARKMVEQLKIEASMCRIKVSKAAADLMTYCDAHTCEDPLITPVPTSENPFREKKFFCALL; this comes from the exons ATGAAAGGGGAGACGCCCGTCAACAGCACCATGAGCATTGGCCAAGCCCGCAAGATGGTGGAGCAGCTCAAGATTGAGGCCAGCATGTGCAGGATAAAG GTATCGAAGGCCGCGGCCGACCTGATGACCTACTGCGATGCCCATACCTGCGAGGACCCCCTCATCACTCCCGTGCCCACTTCCGAAAACCCGTTCCGGGAGAAGAAGTTCTTCtgcgccctcctctga